From a single Lolium rigidum isolate FL_2022 chromosome 7, APGP_CSIRO_Lrig_0.1, whole genome shotgun sequence genomic region:
- the LOC124678668 gene encoding uncharacterized protein LOC124678668 isoform X1 translates to MQNVKKAGLTRSSNQGQQTCKGGRQARMSSSDLGEDGWCELSQELASKLSPNIVSLASFHDGAMYSQCTGIVIRNKQSGASFLTSSDLLTMNGRFKHSLKIKVRLPNCRLLDGVVQHYRLPYNMLVITTEYFPDLRKACLSDSVQVESLTELLAVRRCYNSSKLMARSGVMMEGSHGVESEGFKFSTCQITATGSGGPLVDPDGNVIGLNWYNDREITTFVPTNQILECLVACGFRSSMRKKSTPSNFCSEGSYCRDSSSRGSENEKQEPGGVWCELDQELASKLSPSVISLASFDGETLHSECTGIVTDSKLSSPTFLTSRSLFRSVYGEHILTMTIKVRLPNDKVVDGSLQDYMGSYNLVLVTTDPLPALPDLRLACLSKSMQVESAAKVLAIRRCFKSGKLMTTTGVLIDSPSGVVSNELKLSTCKITEAASGGPLVDFDGNIVGMNYYDTETTSYVPTNFISECVGPAVFWSGSKDDGCSTSKRKISGIETSATPYNRWEEVTDHVEASPILEPTEVTDYVEASPILEPTADLTDNDLKHTLDPWPSNVFTRKVNMMLSYSGYPLPSFADGSMYLKADFEEKFDKKGCSKSINRVASKMSRYVVALASFDDEDKRYFACTGMLIKCKDSRTRVLTSLSLVRTSGGENKIRKLRIEVCLPSKQCVPGTLQYYDPHYNMAVVSFFSGVSIRGVNVLVARRHRVTELSETPQTKVVALGRGFRSGEFMVTNGVVTGERSRFDCQELQMSTCKITKAGIGGPLIDFDGNFVGLNFYDVEETPYLPRNVILKLLTRLSAERTVATNVTKKSHLNMDVRKKSHLNTDVRKKSHLNRWPVPDPYWVYPSRHRQASHLSDGHLSDGYE, encoded by the exons ATGCAGAACGTAAAAAAAGCTGGTCTCACTAGAAGCTCAAATCAGGGGCAGCAAACATGCAAAGGAGGCAGACAGGCCA GAATGAGCTCAAGTGATTTGGGTGAAGATGGATGGTGTGAACTTAGTCAAGAACTTGCTTCCAAGTTGTCTCCAAACATCGTCTCACTTGCTTCATTTCATG ATGGGGCGATGTATTCACAATGCACAGGCATAGTCATAAGAAACAAGCAATCTGGTGCATCTTTCCTGACATCGTCAGATTTGCTTACTATGAACGGCAGGTTTAAACATTCATTAAAG ATCAAAGTGCGTCTACCAAATTGCAGACTGCTTGATGGAGTTGTGCAACATTACAGATTGCCTTACAATATGCTTGTTATCACAACCGAGTACTTCCCTGATCTTCGCAAAGCATGCCTCAGTGACAGCGTGCAAGTTGAGTCGCTCACTGAGTTATTAGCTGTCAGGCGTTGCTATAACTCAAGCAAATTAATGGCCAGAAGTGGGGTAATGATGGAGGGTTCACATGGAGTTGAAAGCGAAGGATTCAAGTTTTCCACATGCCAAATCACTGCG ACTGGAAGCGGTGGACCTCTTGTTGATCCTGATGGGAATGTTATTGGGCTTAACTGGTATAACGATAGGGAAATAACCACATTTGTACCAACAAATCAGATTCTTGAGTGCTTGGTCGCTTGCGGATTCCG GTCCTCTATGCGAAAAAAATCCACACCCTCCAACTTCTGTTCAGAAG GTAGCTATTGTCGAGATAGCTCAAGTCGGGGAAGTGAAAATGAGAAACAGGAACCTGGTGGCGTATGGTGTGAGCTTGATCAAGAACTTGCTTCAAAGTTGTCTCCAAGTGTCATCTCCCTTGCTTCATTTGATG GAGAGACATTGCATTCTGAATGCACAGGCATAGTTACTGATAGCAAACTATCTTCTCCCACTTTTCTGACTTCAAGAAGTTTGTTTAGATCTGTGTACGGTGAACACATCCTCACAATGACG ATCAAAGTGCGCCTTCCAAATGACAAAGTGGTTGATGGGTCGTTGCAGGATTATATGGGTTCTTATAATTTGGTTCTTGTCACCACTGACCCCTTGCCAGCCTTACCTGATCTTCGTCTAGCATGTCTCAGCAAAAGCATGCAAGTAGAGTCGGCTGCTAAGGTATTGGCTATAAGGCGGTGCTTCAAGTCAGGCAAATTAATGACCACCACTGGGGTGCTGATTGACAGTCCAAGTGGAGTTGTTAGCAATGAGCTTAAGTTGTCCACTTGCAAAATCACTGAG GCTGCCAGTGGAGGACCACTTGTTGATTTTGATGGGAATATTGTTGGCATGAATTACTATGATACAGAAACAACTTCATATGTACCAACTAATTTTATTTCTGAATGCGTGGGGCCTGCTGTTTTCTG GTCGGGAAGTAAGGACGATGGTTGTAGTACAAGTAAAAGAAAGATCAGTGGGATAGAAACATCTGCAACACCCTATAACCGGTGGGAAG AAGTCACTGATCACGTCGAGGCATCTCCTATCCTTGAGCCAACAG AAGTCACTGATTACGTTGAGGCATCTCCTATCCTTGAGCCAACAG CAGACCTCACTGACAATGATCTCAAGCATACACTTGATCCCTGGCCATCTAATG TATTCACGAGGAAAGTAAATATGATGTTAAGTTATTCTGGATACCCATTGCCAAGTTTTGCTGACG GAAGCATGTATTTGAAGGCTGATTTTGAAGAGAAATTTGACAAAAAGGGCTGTAGTAAATCTATTAATAGAGTTGCTTCAAAGATGTCCCGATATGTTGTCGCACTTGCTTCATTCGATG ACGAAGACAAAAGATATTTTGCTTGCACAGGTATGTTGATAAAATGCAAGGACTCCAGAACTAGAGTTCTGACTTCACTAAGTTTAGTTAGAACTTCTGGTGGTGAAAACAAGATTCGTAAGCTGAGG ATTGAAGTGTGCCTTCCAAGTAAACAATGTGTCCCGGGGACATTGCAATACTATGATCCACACTATAATATGGCTGTTGTCAGCTTTTTCTCTGGTGTCAGCATCCGGGGTGTCAACGTCTTGGTTGCTCGTCGCCATCGAGTGACAGAACTCAGTGAAACGCCTCAAACTAAGGTAGTAGCTCTAGGACGTGGCTTTCGATCAGGCGAGTTCATGGTCACAAATGGGGTGGTGACTGGCGAACGAAGTAGGTTTGATTGCCAAGAGCTTCAGATGTCCACTTGTAAAATCACCAAG GCCGGGATTGGAGGACCTCTTATAGATTTTGATGGGAACTTTGTTGGCTTGAACTTCTATGACGTGGAAGAAACTCCTTACCTACCAAGGAATGTAATTCTGAAATTATTAACTCGGTTAAGTGCAGAACG GACTGTTGCTACCAATGTTACGAAGAAGTCCCATTTGAATATGGATGTTAGGAAGAAGTCCCATTTGAATACGGATGTTAGGAAGAAGTCCCATTTGAATAG ATGGCCCGTCCCAGACCCATACTGGGTTTATCCGAGCCGTCACCGTCAAGCGAGTCATCTGTCAGATGGCCATCTGTCAGATGGCTACGAATAG
- the LOC124678668 gene encoding uncharacterized protein LOC124678668 isoform X5, whose translation MQNVKKAGLTRSSNQGQQTCKGGRQARMSSSDLGEDGWCELSQELASKLSPNIVSLASFHDGAMYSQCTGIVIRNKQSGASFLTSSDLLTMNGRFKHSLKIKVRLPNCRLLDGVVQHYRLPYNMLVITTEYFPDLRKACLSDSVQVESLTELLAVRRCYNSSKLMARSGVMMEGSHGVESEGFKFSTCQITATGSGGPLVDPDGNVIGLNWYNDREITTFVPTNQILECLVACGFRSSMRKKSTPSNFCSEGSYCRDSSSRGSENEKQEPGGVWCELDQELASKLSPSVISLASFDGETLHSECTGIVTDSKLSSPTFLTSRSLFRSVYGEHILTMTIKVRLPNDKVVDGSLQDYMGSYNLVLVTTDPLPALPDLRLACLSKSMQVESAAKVLAIRRCFKSGKLMTTTGVLIDSPSGVVSNELKLSTCKITEAASGGPLVDFDGNIVGMNYYDTETTSYVPTNFISECVGPAVFWSGSKDDGCSTSKRKISGIETSATPYNRWEVTDHVEASPILEPTEVTDYVEASPILEPTDLTDNDLKHTLDPWPSNVFTRKVNMMLSYSGYPLPSFADGSMYLKADFEEKFDKKGCSKSINRVASKMSRYVVALASFDDEDKRYFACTGMLIKCKDSRTRVLTSLSLVRTSGGENKIRKLRIEVCLPSKQCVPGTLQYYDPHYNMAVVSFFSGVSIRGVNVLVARRHRVTELSETPQTKVVALGRGFRSGEFMVTNGVVTGERSRFDCQELQMSTCKITKAGIGGPLIDFDGNFVGLNFYDVEETPYLPRNVILKLLTRLSAERTVATNVTKKSHLNMDVRKKSHLNTDVRKKSHLNRWPVPDPYWVYPSRHRQASHLSDGHLSDGYE comes from the exons ATGCAGAACGTAAAAAAAGCTGGTCTCACTAGAAGCTCAAATCAGGGGCAGCAAACATGCAAAGGAGGCAGACAGGCCA GAATGAGCTCAAGTGATTTGGGTGAAGATGGATGGTGTGAACTTAGTCAAGAACTTGCTTCCAAGTTGTCTCCAAACATCGTCTCACTTGCTTCATTTCATG ATGGGGCGATGTATTCACAATGCACAGGCATAGTCATAAGAAACAAGCAATCTGGTGCATCTTTCCTGACATCGTCAGATTTGCTTACTATGAACGGCAGGTTTAAACATTCATTAAAG ATCAAAGTGCGTCTACCAAATTGCAGACTGCTTGATGGAGTTGTGCAACATTACAGATTGCCTTACAATATGCTTGTTATCACAACCGAGTACTTCCCTGATCTTCGCAAAGCATGCCTCAGTGACAGCGTGCAAGTTGAGTCGCTCACTGAGTTATTAGCTGTCAGGCGTTGCTATAACTCAAGCAAATTAATGGCCAGAAGTGGGGTAATGATGGAGGGTTCACATGGAGTTGAAAGCGAAGGATTCAAGTTTTCCACATGCCAAATCACTGCG ACTGGAAGCGGTGGACCTCTTGTTGATCCTGATGGGAATGTTATTGGGCTTAACTGGTATAACGATAGGGAAATAACCACATTTGTACCAACAAATCAGATTCTTGAGTGCTTGGTCGCTTGCGGATTCCG GTCCTCTATGCGAAAAAAATCCACACCCTCCAACTTCTGTTCAGAAG GTAGCTATTGTCGAGATAGCTCAAGTCGGGGAAGTGAAAATGAGAAACAGGAACCTGGTGGCGTATGGTGTGAGCTTGATCAAGAACTTGCTTCAAAGTTGTCTCCAAGTGTCATCTCCCTTGCTTCATTTGATG GAGAGACATTGCATTCTGAATGCACAGGCATAGTTACTGATAGCAAACTATCTTCTCCCACTTTTCTGACTTCAAGAAGTTTGTTTAGATCTGTGTACGGTGAACACATCCTCACAATGACG ATCAAAGTGCGCCTTCCAAATGACAAAGTGGTTGATGGGTCGTTGCAGGATTATATGGGTTCTTATAATTTGGTTCTTGTCACCACTGACCCCTTGCCAGCCTTACCTGATCTTCGTCTAGCATGTCTCAGCAAAAGCATGCAAGTAGAGTCGGCTGCTAAGGTATTGGCTATAAGGCGGTGCTTCAAGTCAGGCAAATTAATGACCACCACTGGGGTGCTGATTGACAGTCCAAGTGGAGTTGTTAGCAATGAGCTTAAGTTGTCCACTTGCAAAATCACTGAG GCTGCCAGTGGAGGACCACTTGTTGATTTTGATGGGAATATTGTTGGCATGAATTACTATGATACAGAAACAACTTCATATGTACCAACTAATTTTATTTCTGAATGCGTGGGGCCTGCTGTTTTCTG GTCGGGAAGTAAGGACGATGGTTGTAGTACAAGTAAAAGAAAGATCAGTGGGATAGAAACATCTGCAACACCCTATAACCGGTGGGAAG TCACTGATCACGTCGAGGCATCTCCTATCCTTGAGCCAACAG AAGTCACTGATTACGTTGAGGCATCTCCTATCCTTGAGCCAACAG ACCTCACTGACAATGATCTCAAGCATACACTTGATCCCTGGCCATCTAATG TATTCACGAGGAAAGTAAATATGATGTTAAGTTATTCTGGATACCCATTGCCAAGTTTTGCTGACG GAAGCATGTATTTGAAGGCTGATTTTGAAGAGAAATTTGACAAAAAGGGCTGTAGTAAATCTATTAATAGAGTTGCTTCAAAGATGTCCCGATATGTTGTCGCACTTGCTTCATTCGATG ACGAAGACAAAAGATATTTTGCTTGCACAGGTATGTTGATAAAATGCAAGGACTCCAGAACTAGAGTTCTGACTTCACTAAGTTTAGTTAGAACTTCTGGTGGTGAAAACAAGATTCGTAAGCTGAGG ATTGAAGTGTGCCTTCCAAGTAAACAATGTGTCCCGGGGACATTGCAATACTATGATCCACACTATAATATGGCTGTTGTCAGCTTTTTCTCTGGTGTCAGCATCCGGGGTGTCAACGTCTTGGTTGCTCGTCGCCATCGAGTGACAGAACTCAGTGAAACGCCTCAAACTAAGGTAGTAGCTCTAGGACGTGGCTTTCGATCAGGCGAGTTCATGGTCACAAATGGGGTGGTGACTGGCGAACGAAGTAGGTTTGATTGCCAAGAGCTTCAGATGTCCACTTGTAAAATCACCAAG GCCGGGATTGGAGGACCTCTTATAGATTTTGATGGGAACTTTGTTGGCTTGAACTTCTATGACGTGGAAGAAACTCCTTACCTACCAAGGAATGTAATTCTGAAATTATTAACTCGGTTAAGTGCAGAACG GACTGTTGCTACCAATGTTACGAAGAAGTCCCATTTGAATATGGATGTTAGGAAGAAGTCCCATTTGAATACGGATGTTAGGAAGAAGTCCCATTTGAATAG ATGGCCCGTCCCAGACCCATACTGGGTTTATCCGAGCCGTCACCGTCAAGCGAGTCATCTGTCAGATGGCCATCTGTCAGATGGCTACGAATAG